The following are encoded in a window of Vespa crabro chromosome 2, iyVesCrab1.2, whole genome shotgun sequence genomic DNA:
- the LOC124433155 gene encoding protein bark beetle — translation MIPTKMNFRLLLVLSISILTILVDGQLRESTEQSSIYYTEPALINSYNNTNNGNNYDGFTELHGVRIVRGQKVLQRVKNPYLIREDLFVEQDGELFIEPGVEIHFGPMVGITVRGIITAKGKPEAPIVFTSAERGIESTPVESSATVRLVDGPSPLEGRLQLFHRGQWRSVCTNSRNWTRADLETACRHLGFQGGRWWSWIDRQWPAKPRLLYEQPHCRGTESLLTNCEGWSERQLGGGVCDYHPDLGLSCLPQHDGSTKAIKHWRGIRFEGALYDRPLIQENTLYVRRSKSILRHVIIRYAGTGRDYNVTSALEVDGVPPQMESISVLNSAFTGINVTTPEAPVVLTNCTVKKNKGYGIYINSSDGMAHIDECSILENGADGIKYIHYDERTEDKLDRTGIFDLCTFPSTTSQTFPVTISMEQSKYTPNTKRCPQHIFTRPGHVLTLHFLQMRTDRNDSAVIEVYDGISGTENMLASVKIRNNTLPQSVTSTRQDLYIKFIAQPRTNTIAFVRLSSGYKKTYDLNVTGSTIASNNGRGIVAEKLRSALHIHETSVSSNEHAAGVHVLHGTVDVNVTDSRISFNQGDGINITVTGGNRNVSRTSISSNSGYGFAVWLNDSSSTEYVYFNQTTVVEYSQIFRNKDIGVLVGNSTGDSYVNVTGNSFNTSIDIALQVESGWKVNEGTLKLQIGHNSFVQNKKLGIKLSPALNLNACIEYNQFREHSNGGILIKNPLYEIFNILPTNVTIRYNEFYGNRGTFVVSVGLSPYSDVQNLLFTKNFLRENRVRELFDNGNVITSRLVPRSRVAAVVVVSSSNVKIFRNILHNPESPYEIGSHLEDQSKIINCTFNWLGFTEENKIFERLFHRKDRYTLAKIEYIPYLLHSSNPGANTIISNPMFVPRFVTPDTNLVGGEVDGQEVLKPGEYIVERDINVRPGGKLVLQSGVTLRFPPAVGMMVAGQLDARGKRPSDIRFTLKEDISMESQNSSILEETPQSSPIDSIPVRLLGGKTNLEGRLQVRIGEKWGTVCNYGWTILDASIVCHQLGLTLDPDNWFIERSQIPNAGINEDILLTNVRCTEGDNDISKCRAETVNDFENSCTHENDVGVRCSEPAWAGLRLGPLAQRSDLQYVTIEKAGLLDYTTNLFKSALQIDFARHSLEGVKIINNLQDGLGILYSDIYSADAVNTIRNSEFSQNGGSGISFKQLGMRVINSRIENNKVAGIRHNPALSAVQQRELAGWFARLSEYSTESSYDPIIIPQANAKINLDNWQTKYIITDRVKGESLHQFIEITCTPGYVIGIQLLNPIENRSTEEIIIHDSQDIYQKRNIWHMKRNLTIFPVASSSFSVILEYESGESALGGAVIVISSLLAPVQNTKNKIIGGPIPSLIVSKTKIKGNKKGVLASYYNRYIDEVGDHFLRKANETIQFIGCEISHNQEEAIYIHSPHWNIYEIDLSEIAIHLNDTLITDNGKGISQFSRDARHSNNLFHWIMQDSTIERNRAGGFEVTLPDVWQYNENFTHSLYFDNNTWRDNDQFSFVIDGHFATLNVSHNRWDGNRCKNGLISIRGMEKKIKMNNNRIEGNNGAYMVEFKANSQSEILGDVTARFYFNEIKKNRHDNYALGSRRSYDGPSYVVGFHGIQKVRVNRNLFGDNSMDYELLAGIRTAKINNEVDVSENWWGTSDDAVIRRRIFDFDDWNNHAVANYRPYLMSDSLDASISASWQIGVEVNLDNLGGRIIESLTLYSRKEPYVIKSDLTIMPQATLHIHPDVIMEFSPNVGILVLGTLKAVGMPGHEIIMRPIKRNATVPLSVIPISAPVRIPNKIVPMSDDMIRLCKDTRCASSDNEGFLEVFNRTTLQWIPICDERFTERNAQVACRQLGYDSLNVYVSYDRRYELHPGSLTRVWSWPEPLQCSGNEENLEECQIRLNGQFFGHRHECNWDGQFVFLHCGKRNIDDDYDYWAGIRIANSEFEHHLYEHRIHDVVTHETIRRVESVLKYINITGAGILHNEKSAALQSIMKSPTIMHVNIDRSAYHGINVISPTHTVDLLFNTIKNVLGNGINVLSLTGEGREADESSFTPIKDLNVPYHLFSMIDICDTAKEITIEERVIIYYRYDNHPVNCVKIFRSPYRAKPFGFRLLQFNLFNSTGKPGRADGITLYDGDIYNVTAKVIGHLEVDSPYEKKLFKTREPSLSVRLFANGASNIHGFIAEIVTLPISAIGFNRDVQHNISYSVISNCREGAVKYASAGEVNAIMTLERNQFTNNCEKLYGNFSTCKSAIWLDVQNTQSLYFRNNLVRQNQGGLSIRADSRGSATSLKGWIHNNLFAENFNKPALYVEGRHSSPYQEVTIYRNYFTKNNAPYYNNIVLKQVVSNMSLNYLHANLGLHLLEISGFERVRLPIYQSTSHNGFYKNYAVDREGRSTIIAGTPGQRYVDNVFFNPDNDYEILTINRSQELEMWRSHVDARYNWWSYNKTLAVAGRIRDRGDSPTLLQVDYQPFHMNNKSVLTGKCPPAWDLVGDTCYIYIGAPMDFYSARDFCRGANASMPFIMGDYLELWRFLKKQQECFDYSERVWVQQLERVDQCTIFTYQTIEVDYCNQPNPFLCEIDPKVYIDPLSWRKDIVAVGVLGALGVALALLTAAIVLWVSKSKKRKLERLERRNSIRQSLHSLRSVGSTSGFTELAYRRKPIATKQSTDTLNSKSLDYKRMLNGGSIDSMDKSQLNSSMEDNQSYDVYEAHNPRYSPSTSDFKNTVQTYSTAQSTENPVFDLTYRNEGFRNHSTFTSRNNSDWPLDNSTTDAAPESSQTADNVNESSYLNNASTLPLHSSLGLTDSMSELKRDIEHTPGYGQVDYDKIRNYDTATLTPSQASEPVPEYPSDFSPPLPPHPYHYDQESRPRSEALLETNLDIGEEKPLRSKSEVLLETNLDSFLVNEPTELTQLSAGARSKSQPLETAM, via the exons GGAAAGCCAGAAGCCCCGATCGTATTTACTTCAGCGGAAAGGGGCATCGAATCGACACCTGTTGAATCGTCAGCTACCGTACGACTTGTTGATGGTCCATCACCGTTGGAGGGAAGATTGCAATTATTTCACCGAGGTCAATGGCGTTCCGTTTGTACCAATTCTCGAAA ttGGACTCGAGCAGATTTAGAAACAGCATGTAGGCATCTTGGTTTTCAAGGTGGCCGATGGTGGTCCTGGATCGATCGTCAATGGCCAGCAAAACCACGTTTACTTTATGAACAACCACATTGTCGTGGAACCGAATCTTTATTGACGAATTGCGAGGGTTGGTCAGAGAGACAACTCGGTGGTGGAGTTTGTG ATTATCATCCGGATCTTGGTTTATCTTGTTTACCACAACACGATGGATCCACTAAAGCTATTAAACATTGGCGTGGTATTAGATTCGAAGGAGCTCTTTATGATCGACCATTGATTCAAGAAAATACTTTATACGTAAGAAGATCTAAATCAATCCTACGACACGTTATCATCCG TTACGCTGGTACTGGTAGAGATTATAATGTTACATCGGCATTAGAAGTTGATGGTGTCCCACCTCAAATGGAATCGATATCCGTTCTTAACTCTGCTTTCACGGGTATTAATGTCACTACACCTGAAGCTCCTGTTGTGTTAACTAATTGTaccgtgaaaaaaaataaag GCTAtggaatttatataaatagttcGGACGGTATGGCACACATAGATGAATGTTCGATATTAGAGAACGGAGCAGAtgggataaaatatattcactaTGACGAAAGAACGGAAGATAAGCTGGATAGAACAGGCATTTTTGATTTATGTACTTTCCCAAGTACAACCAGTCAAACTTTTCCAGTGACTATATCAATGGAGCAAAGTAAATATACGCCCAACACGAAACGTTGTCCGCAA CACATTTTCACAAGGCCGGGTCACGTTTTAACTCTGCACTTTTTACAAATGAGAACGGACCGTAACGACAGTGCGGTTATTGAGGTTTACGATGGGATTAGTGGCACGGAAAATATGTTGGCCAGTGTTAAAATCAGAAACAATACGTTGCCTCAAAGTGTCACGTCTACTAGACAAGatttgtatattaaatttattgctCAGCCACGTACAAATACGATTGCTTTCGTCAGATTATCATCAGGATATA aAAAAACATATGATCTCAACGTGACAGGTAGCACGATTGCAAGTAATAACGGTCGTGGTATAGTAGCAGAAAAATTAAGATCGGCTCTTCACATTCATGAAACGTCAGTATCTAGTAACGAACATGCCGCTGGTGTACATGTATTACATGGTACAGTGGATGTCAATGTAACAGACAGCCGAATTTCCTTTAATCAAGGAGACGGAATAAATATTACCGTTACCGGTGGAAACCGCAATGTATCACGAACAAGCATTTCTTCTAACAGTGGATATGGATTTGCCGTTTGGCTTAATGATAGTTCAAGCACGGAGTACGTCTATTTCAATCAAACGACTGTGGTTGAATATTCACAGATATTTCGTAACAAGGATATCGGTGTCTTg GTTGGTAATTCAACTGGAGATTCGTACGTTAATGTGACAGGAAATTCATTTAATACCAGCATCGATATAGCATTACAAGTGGAATCTGGTTGGAAAGTAAACGAAGGAACGTTAAAGTTACAAATTGGTCATAATTCCTTTGtgcagaataaaaaattaggaATTAAATTGAGCCCGGCACTTAATTTAAATGCCTGCATCGAATACAATCAATTCAGGGAACATTCTAATGgtggaatattaattaaaaatccactctacgaaatttttaatattctaccAACAAACGTCACTATCAGATACAATGAGTTCTATGGAAATCGTGGTACTTTTGTTGTTAGCGTCGGTCTTTCACCTTACAGCGAcgtacaaaatttattatttacgaaaaatTTCTTACGAGAGAATCGTGTAAgagaattatttgataatgGCAATGTTATAACGTCCAGGCTTGTTCCACGTTCTCGAGTAGCCGCTGTTGTTGTAGTTTCTTCGAGCAACGTGAAaatttttcgtaatattttacataatccTGAATCGCCTTACGAGATTGGTTCGCATTTGGAAGATCAAAGTAAGATCATAAATTGTACATTCAATTGGCTTGGATTTAcggaagagaataaaatatttgaaaggcTCTTTCACag aaaagacAGATATACTCTTGCTAAGATCGAATATATTCCTTATCTACTTCATAGTAGTAATCCTGGTGCAAATACAATTATCTCGAATCCGATGTTCGTTCCAAGATTTGTAACACCCGATACAAATTTGGTCGGTGGTGAAGTTGATGGTCAAGAAGTATTAAAACCAGGAGAGTATATCGTAGAACGTGATATCAACGTAAGACCAGGTGGAAAATTGGTCCTACAATCTGGTGTTACTCTACGTTTTCCTCCAGCTGTAGGAATGATGGTAGCTGGTCAATTGGATGCACGTGGAAAACGGCCAAGTGATATTCGTTTTACTTTGAAGGAAGACATTTCTATGGAATCACAAAACTCTAGTATCTTGGAAGAGACACCTCAATCTTCTCCAATCGATTCTATACCAGTTAGATTGTTAGGAGGTAAAACGAATTTAGAAGGAAGATTACAG gTGAGGATAGGCGAAAAATGGGGCACCGTTTGTAATTATGGATGGACAATTCTCGACGCATCCATTGTTTGTCATCAACTAGGCCTTACGCTTGATCCAGATAATTGGTTCATAGAACGCTCGCAAATTCCCAACGCAGGGATCAACGAGGACATTCTTCTTACGAACGTACGTTGTACCGAGGGCGACAATGATATTTCCAAATGTAGAGCAGAGACGGTAAACGATTTTGAGAATTCCTGTACACACGAGAATGACGTAGGTGTGAGATGTTCCGAACCAGCATGGGCTGGTTTAAGATTAGGTCCTTTGGCTCAGAGAAGCGATTTGCAATATGTAACTATTGAAAAGGCAGGACTGTTGGATTACACTACAAACTTGTTCAAATCAG CCTTACAAATTGATTTTGCGAGACATTCGTTGGAAGGtgtgaaaattattaacaatctcCAAGATGGCTTGGGTATTTTGTATTCCGACATATATTCGGCTGATGCAGTAAATACAATTAGAAACAGTGAATTTTCTCAGAACGGTGGAAGCGGTATAAGTTTTAAGCAACTTGGCATGCGCGTGATCAATtctagaatagaaaataataaagtagcAGGTATTAGACACAATCCTGCTTTATCTGCCGTTCAACAAAGAGAGTTGGCTGGATGGTTTGCCCGTTTATCGGAATATTCAACAGAATCCTCATACGATCCAATAATTATACCACAAGCTAACGCGAAAATTAATCTTGATAATTGGCAGACCAAATATATCATTACCGACAGAGTGAAAGGCGAGTCGTTGCATCAGTTTATCGAGATCacg TGCACTCCTGGTTATGTCATTggtatacaattattaaatcCAATAGAAAATCGTAGTAcagaagaaattataatacacGATTCGCAGGATATTTatcagaaaagaaatatttggcATATGAAACGTAATCTAACGATTTTCCCAGTCGCCTCTAGTTCATTTTCTGTCATATTGGAATACGAGAGCGGTGAAAGTGCTCTTGGAGGTGCCGTTATAGtaatttcatcattattaGCACCGGTTCAA aacacgaaaaataaaataatcggtGGCCCTATACCATCGTTGATCGTATCTAAGACAAAAATCAAGGGTAACAAGAAAGGTGTATTAGCTtcttattacaatcgttatataGACGAAGTTGGTGATCATTTTCTACGAAAAGCCAACGAGACGATACAATTCATCGGTTGTGAAATTTCACACAATCAAGAAGAAGCGATTTATATTCATTCTCCTCATTGGAACATTTATGAGATTGATTTATCCGAAATAGCTATTCATTTGAACGATACCTTGATCACGGATAACGGAAAAGGAATATCACAGTTCAGTCGTGACGCAAGACACTCGAATAATCTCTTTCATTGGATAATGCAAGATAGTACAATCGAAAGAAATCGTGCTGGAGGTTTTGAAGTCACTTTGCCTGATGTCTGgcaatataatgaaaatttcacTCATAGTCTTTACTTCGATAACAATACTTGGCGTGACAATGATCAATTTAGCTTTGTGATCGATGGACACTTTGCCACGTTGAACGTATCACACAATCGTTGGGATGGAAATCGTTGTAAGAACGGCCTTATATCGATTCGTGgtatggagaaaaaaataaagatgaataacaatagaatagaAGGTAACAACGGTGCCTACATGGTAGAGTTCAAGGCCAACAGTCAATCAGAAATTTTGGGTGACGTTACCGCACGTTTTTACTtcaatgagataaaaaaaaatcgacacGATAATTATGCACTGGGATCACGTAGATCTTACGATGGTCCTAGTTACGTTGTTGGCTTTCATGGTATACAAAAGGTTCGAGTCAATAGAAATCTTTTTGGGGATAATTCTATGGATTATGAACTTCTTGCTGGTATAAGAACTGcaaagattaataatgaagTCGATGTCTCCGAAAATTGGTGGGGTACTTCCGATGATGCCGTTATTAG ACGTAGGATCTTCGATTTCGACGATTGGAACAATCACGCTGTGGCCAATTATCGGCCTTATTTAATGAGCGATTCCTTAGACGCATCGATTTCAGCATCATGGCAAATCGGAGTGGAAGTTAATTTAGATAACTTGGGTGGTCGAATAATCGAAAGTTTAACATTGTATTCGAGAAAGGAACCATACGTGATTAAATCCGATTTAACCATAATGCCACAAGCTACGTTACATATTCATCCAGACGTGATCATGGAATTTTCACCTAACGTTGGTATTTTGGTACTTGGTACATTGAAAGCTGTCGGTATGCCTGGCCATGAAATCATTATGAGACCCATCAAACGTAATGCTACAGTTCCGTTATCAGTTATTCCGATATCAGCACCTGTTAGAATTCCTAACAAAATTGTTCCAATGTCCGACGATATGATTCGTTTGTGTAAAGATACTCGTTGTGCTTCTTCTGATAACGAAG GATTCCTAGAAGTTTTTAATAGAACGACATTACAATGGATTCCAATTTGTGACGAACGTTTCACTGAACGTAACGCACAAGTAGCTTGTCGACAACTCGGTTATGATTCTTTAAACGTATATGTATCCTATGATCGTAGATATGAATTACATCCTGGTTCATTGACACGTGTTTGGTCTTGGCCAGAACCATTacaa tgctctggaaatgaagaaaatctcGAAGAATGTCAAATTCGATTGAACGGTCAATTTTTTGGACATCGACACGAATGCAATTGGGATGGACAATTCGTTTTTCTTCACTGTGGTAAAAGAAACATTGacgatgattatgattattgggCTGGAATACGAATAGCTAATAGCGAATTTGAACATCATCTATATGAGCATCGCATTCATGATGTTGTAACTCATGAAACAATTAGAAGAGTTGAATCTGTATTGAAGTATATCAATATCACCGGAGCTGGTATTTTGCATAATGAAAAATCTGCTGCTTTGCAATCGATCATGAAATCGCCTACGATCATGCACGTTAATATAGATCGTAGCGCTTATCATGGTATAAATGTTATATCACCGACTCATACA GTCGATTTGTTGtttaatactattaaaaatgttcttGGAAATGGGATCAATGTACTTTCTTTAACGGGCGAGGGTCGTGAAGCCGATGAAAGTTCATTCACACCAATCAAGGATCTAAATGTTCCTTATCATTTGTTCAGTATGATTGATATTTGTGATACCGCAAAAGAAATAACTATCGAGGAacgtgttattatatattacagatACGATAATCATCCAGTGAATTGCGTTAAAATTTTCCGTAGTCCTTATAGAGCTAAACCATTTGGTTTCAg ACTTCTACAATTTAATCTTTTCAATTCTACCGGGAAACCAGGTCGAGCGGATGGTATCACTTTGTATGACGGAGACATTTACAACGTTACTGCTAAAGTAATAGGTCATCTTGAAGTTGATAGTCCatacgaaaagaaattgtttaaaaCTCGTGAACCAAGTCTCAGCGTAAGACTATTCGCAAATGGTGCAAGTAATATACATGGTTTTATTGCAGAGATTGTAACTCTTCCAATTTCTGCTATTGGCTTca atCGAGATGTACaacataatatatcatattcgGTTATTTCAAATTGTCGAGAAGGTGCTGTTAAATATGCAAGTGCTGGTGAAGTCAACGCAATAATGACGCTCGAACGTAATCAGTTTACAAATAATTGTGAAAAACTTTATGGTAACTTCTCAACTTGTAAATCAGCGATATGGTTGGACGTACAAAATACacaatcattatattttaga aaTAATTTGGTGCGTCAAAATCAAGGTGGACTCTCCATCCGAGCTGACTCAAGAGGATCTGCTACCTCTTTGAAAGGCTGGATTCATAATAATCTCTTTGCagagaattttaataaacctGCTCT ATACGTTGAAGGACGTCACAGTAGTCCTTATCAAGAAGTAACGATATACAGAAATTACTTCACGAAAAATAATGCTCcctattataacaatatcgtCTTGAAACAAGTGGTCAGTAATATGAGCTTAAATTATCTTCATGCTAATCTTGGCTTACATCTTCTTGAAATTTCGGGATTCGAACGTGTACGTTTGCCGATATATCAAAGCACTTCTCATAATGGATTCTATAA aaaCTATGCTGTTGATCGAGAAGGACGTAGTACTATTATTGCTGGTACTCCAGGACAAAGATATGTTGATAATGTTTTTTTCAATCCtgataacgattatgaaaTACTTACTATAAATAGATCACA agaatTAGAAATGTGGAGATCTCATGTAGACGCCCGTTACAATTGGTGGAGTTACAACAAAACGTTGGCTGTAGCTGGAAGAATTCGAGATCGTGGTGATTCTCCGACATTGTTACAAGTTGATTATCAACCTTTTCATATGAACAATAAGTCCGTATTAACTGGCAAATGTCCACCTGCTTGGGATCTAGTTGGTGatacttgttatatttatatcggtGCACCTATGGACTTTTACAGTGCACGTGATTTTTGTCGA GGGGCAAATGCATCGATGCCTTTCATTATGGGTGATTATTTAGAACTTTGGagatttttaaagaaacaacAAGAATGTTTTGATTATTCTGAACGTGTTTGGGTTCAACAACTCGAACGTGTTGATCAATGTACTATTTTTACCTATCAAACTATTGAGGTTGATTATTGTAATCAACCTAATCCTTTCCTCTGTGAAATTg ATCCTAAAGTTTACATCGATCCACTCTCATGGAGAAAGGATATCGTTGCTGTAGGAGTTTTAGGAGCTTTAGGTGTGGCATTGGCTTTGTTAACAGCTGCTATCGTATTATGGGTGTCTAAatcgaaaaaacgaaaactcgaGCGATTAGAAAGACGAAATTCTATTCGTCAATCTTTACATTCTTTACGATCAGTTGGTTCAACGTCTGGATTCACAGAATTGGCTTATCGGCGAAAACCTATTGCA acaAAACAATCAACAGATACACTGAACTCCAAATCATTGGATTATAAAAGAATGCTCAACGGTGGTAGTATAGATTCTATGGACAAATCTCAATTGAATTCTTCCATGGAGGATAATCAAAGTTACGACGTATACGAGGCACATAATCCACGATATTCTCCAAGTAcaagtgattttaaaaataccGTACAAACATATTCTACCGCACAAAGTACAGAAAATCCAGTATTCGATTTGACCTATCGTAACGAGGGCTTTCGGAATCATTCAACATTCACTTCAAGAAACAATAGTGACTGGCCATTGGATAATAGTACAACTGATGCTGCACCTGAAAGTAGTCAGACTGCTGATAATGTTAACGAAAGTTCCTATCTCAATAATGCCTCTACGTTGCCTTTACATTCGAGTCTAGGCTTGACAGATTCCATGAGTGAATTAAAGCGTGATATCGAACATACACCTGGCTACGGACAAGTGGATTATGATAAAATTCGTAATTACGATACAGCAACATTAACACCAAGTCAAGCATCCGAACCTGTTCCCGAATATCCATCTGACTTCAGtcctcctcttccacctcATCCTTATCATTATGATCAAGAAAGTCGGCCAAGAAGCGAAGCTCTTCTCGAAACAAATTTAGATATCGGCGAGGAGAAACCTCTTCGTTCTAAAAGCGAAGTTTTATTAGAAACAAATCTCGATTCATTTTTAGTAAATGAACCAACCGAGCTAACACAACTCTCAGCTGGTGCACGAAGCAAGAGTCAACCATTGGAAACagctatgtaa